Below is a window of Amphiprion ocellaris isolate individual 3 ecotype Okinawa chromosome 15, ASM2253959v1, whole genome shotgun sequence DNA.
TGCACAGATCAGAACatgcatgtgcatgtatgtatataaaatgtaaacactgtggCCATAGATGTTTGAGGGCCCCCAGCAGGCCCCTTGTTTACTGTCAGATTGAGTGGAATTTCATTAATGTTAGTTCAATGCCTTGAGGGAAATTAAAGTGCAAATTGTGTGTACCTACCCAACTACAtctaaatgtacataaataaacTGATTGACTGGATGACAGTCTGGCATAGTACGATGAAATCGTTCTGGAGGCTCAGTGGAGGCTCATATGGTCTGATATCTGGAGaagggaaaacacattttaatgcaagGTGCAAATGCATGCAGAGCACACTGAGATCACATGAGCCAAATCACATTTGGAGGCGGTAGGCTTGTACGGTGAGCAGATCACAACAAAGTGTAAATGTCATCCATACAGTGTGGCCACATTCCCACAATTTAAAAGGTCCTCTAACTCCACCTCTTCCtgctaaacaaacacaatacagACAAAATCCAAAAGCCAAAAATCGACATCATTATCCAGACAATGTATCTCAATACAGATTGTACTAGAGTACCTGGTGTGAAGGGGGATCACATAcagaaaatgtatgtaaaatgtaATACTTTTTAgggttaaccctaaccctttactttttatttcttgaaTCTGATTTGAGATGTGAAACATTCAAGTCTAAAGTTTTGACCTGGTAAAccacagaaaatgtatttaatcacTAAGGACAGTATTGCATAGCAACAGGCCTTGGAGTTCATTTCTAGACTGATGAATTGAAGTGACTTTCAACATGCAAGGTTGAAAGTACCAAATGTGGCCAGAGCATTCCCATGGAAGGCCATTAACGAATTTTGACCTAATAGGCCATGTAGTGGATATCAGGAAGTGCTATTGTAAAAGAGCGCTCTGACAGAAGGCACCATTTTCTTACCTTGACCTAGCCTAACTTTAAATTGCCTTGGATTCCTGTTCTCTCCCAAATGGAGAGCAGACACTGTTTTAtcttcattgtgttttattctaAAATGACTGACCCAACTGGCTAGATAGGCACATTCATCTGAACAGCAGGGCCAGCTATTATCTACTTGTATTAAGCTCCAATTATCTTACTgttgtgcagtttttttctgcttttaaggGAAGAAGTTCAAACAATGTGTCAGTTTAGTGGACATCTTACAGAGAGTTGAGATAACTTGACCTGAACCTGTTTTCATTGTCTTGATACTTGATGTAAGACTTGCTTTGATTAGATATTACATTTGATTTGGTTGTTTCTTGAATTTGAATCAACTGATTTGAGACTTGAGCTGAGACTTGGCTCGACATAACTTGATGCTTACTGTAGACCTATCGCCAATGACTTGCAGTGCACCTTCACAACTTTCTTTGCCAAGATTTGAGGTTTGACTTGGACTTGTCTTGACTGACTTGAGATTTCCCTAAAAGTTGCAAGCCTATCTCTCAACCTTACATGAACGTTCTTTCACAGTAGTAGAACTTCTTTGTTGTTAGATCACAGTTATGTCCAAGATATTATGAAATGACAAGTTTAGTTTGGCCTTGAGTTACTAACATGCCATATTTACTATTGTTTACTCACCAGGTCCATCACAACATCATATTACCGCAACTCAGTTGGGGGACTCTTAGTCTTTGATCTCACCAACCGAAAGACCTTCGACCATGTGAGAGAATGGCACAAGGAGGTGAGTGAGCACATCCTGCCCCACCATATGGTCTACATCCTCATCGGCCACAAGAGTGACCTCAACAAGGACCGTAAGGTGAGCCGGGATGAGGCAGAGCAGCTTGCCGCCGAGTTGGGCATCCGCTATGTGGAGACATCGGCCAAGTGCAACAGCAACGTGGACCGGGCCTTTGAGCTGCTGACCAGAGACATCTTCGAGCTGATGAAGATGGGGGAAATTGTCACCCGCGACGGCTGGGACGGCGTGAAGAGCGGCCTCTCCGCCAAGGTCCTCTACCCAGCCGATGAAGAAGAGGAACTAGCTGCCGCATCGGCTGAAAAGGGCTGCCACTGTTGACTGAGAACTCTGTGTCCAAACACTGTCCTGTCACACCAAGAGCTCACCTCGTCTCACAGCTGTCCATCTAAACCAAGTCATTCTGGCTCAGCACCCTGTGATATCACCATCCATCACTTCCTCACCTTGTGCTTCGTGCCCTCTCTTTGTGGATTCTTCTCAGAACTGAGATTTCCAACAGGGAGTTTGTGTACATCCTGATGTGTATCTTATAGGAAAGTTGTATCTTTAAATCCATGTGGTGTAGCATGACTTGAGCTGATTTGGGCAGTGTtaggttaaaaacaaacagaaaagggGCTTAAAATGTAGCCAATATTCCTTTTCACAGTACTGGAGCTAATGGACTACTGATTATAAGAAAAAACGAACTATTACTGTGGTCTGGTCTCACCTCCATTTCATACGCCAATGTTGTGGGTGTCTACCTGTCAAAGTTTGTGCGATGCTTTGCCTGCAATCTTTTCTGACTGTAATTTTGTAAATAATAGTGAAATCTATAGAGATGAGAGCTAAAAGGTCACTGAAAGCTATTTAATAGTGTGAACAGACACAGTGCACTCTGCATTATGTGTCACCATATTAAATCAATGTGCTCCTCCTGCTACTGTAAGCTGTGTGCGCACTTATGCCAAACTGACTTAAACCTTTGGTCACTCTGTGAATAGATGagtaatgtttttgtaaaaagatagagATTATTTGTAGTTAAGGTGTATACATAACAAATAGATCATTGTAATTAGGGTCGGCGGCTCCAGTTAGGTATTAGCTGTATAGAATCAACAGCAGCAAGAAGTGTGTCAGAGGTTCAACAAACATCTGTTTATTATGTTCAAAACTCAGTTCTCAAAAATGACATGTAAGTTTGACTTCCTGATGAATCCAAGGGTATAGAAGGATGTGTTACCTACATTTGGCTGTGATCTAGAGGTATCAAAGAGTAGAAATGTTGGGTTTAAGTCTAGAAGAAGTCTGGATTTATCAAACCTGAGGATGCCACTCCAACATGGTACCATATACTGCAAAAGCTAATTACTTGAAGATGGTTATGATAGGCCTCTAAAGCAGCTTCAGTTTAGTTGTGTGGGGGATGAGCAGTCAAGCATGCATCTCAGtaagaaatgagacaaggacttttatatatatatatatatatatatatatatatatatatatatatatatatatatatatatacagactaAATTCTTAGGGCCTTAAAAGTATAGTTcagcatttttggaaaataagtgaaattattttttcgCTAGCTaattaaatgacaaatttgTTACCTGTCTCATCTAAGTAGGGAGCTACAGCCAGGATgcatttagcttagcttagcatgaagacagAATCCATGGGTAAACAGCTTGACTGCTCTCACTGTAGTTTAAAAATACCCCAAACAGGCGActcaatttaattttatgtttaatagCTGGGACATTTTGTAGAAGTGAAGTAGTTAAAGCACATGGCTATTTGGgtacaaatcaaacacagaggATTCATTGTGTTATGTAGTGTTTTTAGGCGTATTCTTCCACTTTTTAAagagccaggctagctgtttcccctGTTTCCAGTATTCATGCTAAGCTATTCGAGTCATCTTCTTGTTTGAGATAGGGCCCTAGGATCCTTGGTCTTGGCTAATTCTCAAAGAGAAACTTAATAATTGTTTTGTCAGAATTTGGAGCTATTCATGGAAATCTGACAGCGGTTATTGTCtgtatgaataaaaatatatatccaTCCAAATCTCAAGTAAAGCTACATTTTGGTTGACATTAGCTACCTAATGTCAACATAGCATTGACGTGAATTTTGTTCTTACATGGTTAAGAGTATTTTGGATTTAACTGACTTGTGAAGCTTTCCATACCAACTGTTACAGAACCCAAGTTTTCAGCTTGCTGTTATGAGCTGCATTTCTAATAACTGCACATCTACCCACAAGACTTCGAACATGGCAGTAGGCTAACTGCCTTTAATGCAGAGGATCATGAATTCTGCAAATTCTTCAAATGCTTTATACTCCAGAGCCAAACAATCTGCTGTTTACATACCAGGAGTGTGCAGTAGACTAGAATACACTTGTCAGGTAACTCACCTTTCCTCCAATCACTCATTTCACCAGCATTTCACAAGAAAGCCTCTCTGCACACTCACTTTGAACATCTAGAGATTATGCATTTTGCAGTTtagcttcattcattcatgtgaccagtttgacatttttttcagttgtatGGGTTATCTAGTAAATATGCTGTACATTATGTGGTAGCAGTTTAATAATTGCACCATCCCTTTACTTTGCTGCACAAACTGGGCTCTTCCTGGAAAACTACCACTGATTAAAGATAGAACAGTATATTACAGACACCTATGTTTTTGATTAGTTTGACAATCAGATATTGGTGTTTCATGTTGTCAGTCCAGATGAGGTCCTTATCATGGGGTGCTACATC
It encodes the following:
- the rab42a gene encoding ras-related protein Rab-42a; amino-acid sequence: MDILWQYQFRIILLGDSTVGKSSLLKRFTDGIYSDVADPTVGVDFYARSLDIEPGVKIKLQLWDTAGQERFRSITTSYYRNSVGGLLVFDLTNRKTFDHVREWHKEVSEHILPHHMVYILIGHKSDLNKDRKVSRDEAEQLAAELGIRYVETSAKCNSNVDRAFELLTRDIFELMKMGEIVTRDGWDGVKSGLSAKVLYPADEEEELAAASAEKGCHC